A region from the Microcoleus sp. FACHB-672 genome encodes:
- a CDS encoding chlorophyll a/b-binding protein, with product MSNTPAPNTDPTYQGQFQRKYGEFGTKFEFGSNPTSELWNGRLAMLGFLIALIVELTTGQGVLHFLGLY from the coding sequence ATGAGTAACACACCTGCACCCAACACCGACCCTACTTACCAAGGTCAATTCCAACGCAAATACGGCGAATTTGGAACCAAGTTTGAGTTTGGTTCTAACCCGACTTCCGAACTTTGGAACGGTCGTTTGGCAATGCTGGGCTTCCTGATTGCCCTGATTGTTGAGCTAACCACCGGCCAAGGTGTTCTCCACTTCTTGGGTCTGTACTAA
- a CDS encoding isochorismatase family cysteine hydrolase, with amino-acid sequence MSEALLIVDVQAGFINDFTHHIPQRIARLIQAGDYAPLIFTRFINDQEGPYCRFLNWHGCVGDPEIYIVPELQPYASPDLIFAKSGLCGMPDELTGYLREKLIEKIFIVGIDTDMCVLKIAMDVFDIGIEPIVITDCCASTAGLQAHLAGLAVLSRNIGANRLRDAGLSEGMLAAPAAS; translated from the coding sequence ATGTCTGAGGCATTACTCATCGTTGATGTGCAAGCCGGCTTTATTAACGACTTCACGCATCATATCCCGCAACGCATCGCCCGCCTGATCCAAGCCGGCGACTATGCACCACTGATTTTTACTCGCTTCATTAACGATCAAGAAGGGCCGTACTGTCGTTTTCTCAATTGGCATGGGTGCGTGGGCGATCCTGAAATTTACATTGTCCCAGAACTGCAACCCTATGCCTCGCCGGATCTGATCTTTGCTAAGTCGGGACTGTGCGGGATGCCGGATGAACTCACCGGCTATCTGCGCGAAAAATTGATCGAGAAAATTTTTATTGTCGGCATCGACACAGATATGTGTGTGTTGAAAATTGCAATGGATGTGTTCGACATAGGCATTGAACCGATCGTGATCACCGACTGCTGCGCCAGTACAGCCGGCTTGCAAGCCCACCTAGCCGGTTTGGCGGTACTCAGCCGCAATATTGGTGCCAACCGGCTACGCGATGCCGGTCTGAGTGAGGGAATGCTGGCTGCACCTGCTGCATCCTGA
- a CDS encoding mechanosensitive ion channel family protein: MPEFLSKALCLFLVETADPQLLDPRRYAAVLQALEVWRKLLELGFKVVPQFLWALGILLITRLTIGVLSRSLRRVLNRTEPTLRKFLIQAAEILTLVVGVVGALNAVGIQATSVVAVVGAAGIAIGLAWQNTLSHFAAGVMLISLRPFEVGDTIEGAGVAGTVDGIGIFSTTLLTADRVKIIVPNGQLFNGTLKNTTAVGTRRVDIEVNIGERPIAPTMVQLISLAQTHPLVLEEPQPSCIVVSIATGTVLSLRPWCAAEAYEQVKSQVQQIVKETLKETEPPADDC, from the coding sequence ATGCCTGAATTCCTCTCCAAAGCCCTCTGCTTATTTTTAGTTGAAACAGCCGATCCTCAGCTATTAGATCCGCGCAGATATGCAGCTGTATTGCAAGCGCTGGAAGTTTGGAGAAAGCTGCTTGAGTTAGGCTTTAAGGTCGTCCCTCAATTTCTCTGGGCACTGGGAATTTTGTTAATCACGCGATTAACCATTGGTGTGCTCAGTCGTTCATTGCGCCGCGTCCTCAATCGCACAGAACCTACATTACGCAAGTTCCTGATTCAAGCCGCTGAAATTTTAACGCTGGTTGTGGGCGTTGTGGGTGCTTTGAATGCAGTGGGAATTCAGGCGACCAGTGTGGTTGCAGTGGTGGGGGCTGCCGGTATTGCGATCGGTTTGGCTTGGCAAAATACGCTCTCTCATTTTGCTGCCGGTGTGATGCTGATTAGTTTGCGTCCGTTTGAGGTGGGGGATACGATTGAAGGTGCCGGTGTTGCCGGTACGGTAGATGGCATCGGCATTTTTTCCACCACCCTTTTAACCGCAGATCGCGTCAAAATTATTGTGCCGAACGGTCAACTTTTTAACGGGACGCTGAAAAATACAACCGCAGTCGGTACACGGCGGGTTGATATCGAAGTTAATATTGGCGAACGTCCTATCGCCCCAACAATGGTTCAGCTAATATCACTGGCTCAAACCCATCCTCTTGTTTTAGAAGAACCGCAGCCAAGTTGTATTGTTGTCTCAATAGCAACCGGAACGGTTTTATCTTTACGTCCTTGGTGTGCCGCCGAAGCTTACGAACAGGTGAAATCACAAGTGCAACAAATCGTTAAAGAAACGCTCAAAGAAACTGAGCCGCCGGCAGATGATTGTTGA
- a CDS encoding glycosyltransferase family 4 protein, which produces MISSKKQRIALISVHGDPAIEIGKEEAGGQNVYVRQVGEALAKRGLEVDMFTRKANKQDATVVEHSPNCRTIRLTAGPEEFVPRDNLYGYLPAFVEEFLKFQSSAGVEYSVVHTNYWLSSWVGMELKKVQPIKQVHTYHSLGAVKYKSIATIPMIATTRLAVEKTLLETADRVVATSPQEKKHMRELVSAKGNIDIIPCGTDIRRFGSISKQQARQKLGIGSDTKVVLYVGRFDPRKGIETAVRAVGQSQLRGDADLKLIIGGGSRPGQSDGKERERIEGIVKELGLSDVTVFPGRLGPSDLPVYYAAADVCVVPSHYEPFGLVTIEAMACGTPVVGSDVGGLQFTVVPEETGLLCPPKDVAAFAGAIDRILANPEWGMQMGQAARKRVESKFSWDGVAAQLSDLYTQLLQEVPVQEVGPVSA; this is translated from the coding sequence ATGATTTCTTCAAAAAAACAGCGTATCGCTCTGATCTCCGTCCACGGCGATCCCGCAATTGAAATTGGTAAAGAAGAGGCGGGGGGACAAAACGTTTATGTGCGCCAAGTCGGTGAGGCGCTGGCAAAGCGGGGTTTGGAAGTTGATATGTTTACCCGTAAAGCCAATAAGCAAGACGCCACAGTAGTCGAACACAGTCCGAACTGCCGTACGATTCGGTTAACGGCTGGGCCAGAAGAATTTGTCCCCCGCGACAATCTTTATGGATATTTACCAGCATTTGTGGAAGAATTTTTAAAATTCCAATCTTCAGCTGGCGTTGAATATTCGGTCGTTCATACGAATTACTGGCTTTCATCTTGGGTCGGGATGGAGCTGAAAAAAGTTCAACCGATCAAACAAGTTCATACTTACCATTCTTTGGGGGCGGTTAAGTATAAATCGATTGCCACGATTCCAATGATTGCCACAACTCGCTTAGCGGTTGAAAAGACACTTTTAGAAACAGCAGATCGAGTAGTCGCCACCAGTCCGCAAGAAAAGAAACATATGCGAGAACTGGTTTCGGCAAAGGGAAATATTGACATCATTCCTTGCGGTACAGATATCCGCCGATTTGGTTCCATTTCCAAGCAGCAAGCGCGGCAGAAGTTGGGAATTGGTTCAGACACGAAAGTGGTTTTATATGTCGGACGCTTTGATCCGCGTAAGGGCATTGAAACTGCGGTTCGCGCCGTGGGGCAGTCTCAACTTCGCGGTGATGCCGATTTGAAGCTGATTATCGGCGGTGGTTCTCGTCCCGGCCAAAGTGATGGCAAGGAACGCGAACGCATTGAAGGAATTGTTAAGGAACTCGGCTTGAGTGATGTAACCGTTTTCCCTGGACGTTTGGGTCCCAGCGATCTGCCGGTTTATTATGCGGCAGCGGATGTCTGCGTGGTTCCCAGCCACTATGAACCCTTTGGGTTGGTGACAATTGAAGCGATGGCGTGTGGAACCCCGGTGGTGGGATCTGATGTCGGAGGTCTTCAGTTCACAGTGGTGCCAGAAGAAACCGGGTTACTGTGTCCGCCGAAGGATGTGGCTGCTTTTGCCGGCGCAATTGACCGTATTCTGGCAAATCCAGAGTGGGGAATGCAAATGGGTCAAGCCGCCAGAAAGCGGGTGGAATCAAAGTTCAGCTGGGATGGCGTTGCCGCACAATTGAGCGATCTGTACACGCAACTTTTGCAAGAAGTGCCGGTTCAAGAAGTTGGGCCTGTCAGCGCGTAA
- a CDS encoding serine hydrolase — MTFFRKDDQLEALGTGILESTWAKFPGLAQNQVAITWIVYDQPVPVNTGGALSPDAFWQHSVRGFSYRGVERIYPASVVKLFYLVAIHEWLEKGMSQNSAELERAIRDMIIDSSNDATSLVMDVLTGTTSGPELSAGPFETWKQQRNLINRYFQSFGWPEFESINVNQKTWCDGPYGRERAFLGELMENRNMLTTNATARLLHSIIGGVAVSSVRSQAMMELMKRSLNPTDLAADPENQVTGFFGAGVPLDTKVWSKAGWTSQVRHDAAYIELPNRHPYLLIVFIEGKAHSNNEAILPFVSEQIAAAVCSL, encoded by the coding sequence ATGACGTTTTTTCGTAAAGACGACCAATTAGAAGCGCTAGGCACCGGCATCCTAGAGTCCACTTGGGCCAAGTTTCCCGGCTTAGCTCAAAATCAAGTTGCGATTACTTGGATAGTTTACGATCAGCCAGTGCCGGTGAATACCGGCGGTGCACTAAGTCCCGATGCGTTTTGGCAGCATTCCGTGCGAGGCTTCAGCTATCGAGGGGTTGAGCGCATTTACCCGGCAAGTGTGGTGAAGCTGTTCTATTTGGTGGCGATACACGAGTGGCTGGAAAAAGGGATGAGCCAGAATTCAGCGGAACTCGAACGCGCGATTCGGGATATGATTATCGATTCGAGTAATGATGCCACGAGTCTGGTGATGGATGTTTTAACCGGCACGACCAGTGGCCCAGAGCTGTCGGCTGGCCCATTTGAAACTTGGAAACAGCAACGCAACCTGATCAACCGCTATTTTCAATCTTTCGGGTGGCCAGAGTTTGAGAGTATTAATGTTAACCAAAAAACTTGGTGTGATGGCCCTTATGGTCGGGAACGGGCTTTTTTGGGCGAGTTGATGGAAAATCGCAATATGCTCACCACGAATGCGACTGCTCGGTTGTTGCACAGTATCATCGGCGGTGTGGCGGTTTCTTCGGTGCGTTCCCAAGCGATGATGGAACTGATGAAGCGCAGTTTAAACCCTACCGATCTCGCTGCCGATCCTGAAAATCAAGTCACGGGTTTTTTTGGTGCCGGTGTGCCGTTAGATACCAAGGTTTGGTCTAAAGCCGGTTGGACTAGCCAAGTCCGTCATGATGCTGCCTATATTGAGTTACCCAACCGGCACCCGTATTTGCTCATTGTATTTATAGAAGGTAAGGCGCACAGTAACAACGAAGCGATTTTGCCTTTTGTCTCAGAGCAAATTGCTGCGGCTGTTTGTTCTTTGTAA
- a CDS encoding C40 family peptidase, with amino-acid sequence MVSIAQLQATLTSNPDEALLREYSCSANLNLYDSPNCDGLATQAAVGRHLRIVSLPADENDKNPATSIKVQLCEDDYPGWLAISDLDWLELVSQLYQANTLSEEEIKQRLPAAIAFTHAAMQISNEYLWGGTLGPNYDCSGLMQAAFSSVGVWLPRDAYQQEAFTQPIAIDDLQPGDLIFFGPAHKATHVALYLGEGNYIHSSGKNQGRNGIGIDILSENGHEVSQAYYRQLRGAGRIVASYQPGAIETGKA; translated from the coding sequence ATGGTTTCTATTGCCCAACTGCAAGCAACCTTGACTTCTAACCCCGATGAAGCGCTTCTGCGCGAGTATTCCTGTTCGGCAAATCTTAACTTATATGATTCCCCCAACTGCGACGGCTTGGCAACGCAGGCAGCAGTGGGGCGGCATTTGCGAATTGTCTCCCTGCCGGCAGACGAAAACGATAAAAATCCAGCAACCAGCATCAAAGTGCAGCTATGTGAAGATGACTATCCAGGCTGGTTAGCCATTTCAGACCTTGACTGGCTTGAACTCGTCTCTCAGTTATATCAGGCAAATACCCTGTCAGAGGAGGAGATTAAACAGCGCTTGCCGGCAGCCATCGCCTTTACCCACGCTGCCATGCAGATATCGAATGAATACCTCTGGGGCGGCACACTAGGGCCAAATTACGACTGTTCCGGACTAATGCAAGCGGCGTTTAGTTCTGTAGGTGTTTGGTTGCCTAGAGATGCCTATCAACAAGAGGCGTTTACCCAACCGATCGCCATAGATGACTTGCAACCAGGAGATTTAATCTTTTTTGGGCCGGCACATAAAGCTACCCACGTCGCCCTTTATCTGGGAGAGGGAAATTATATCCACAGTTCGGGAAAAAACCAAGGTCGTAATGGCATTGGAATTGATATTCTCTCAGAGAACGGACATGAAGTTTCTCAAGCATACTATCGGCAACTGCGGGGTGCCGGTCGCATCGTCGCCAGTTATCAACCGGGTGCAATTGAGACAGGCAAAGCTTAA
- a CDS encoding glycosyltransferase family 2 protein yields the protein MDVFLEKPAAQNNSADRVIPDVSVVVPIFNEVESLPQLIEAIVTTLRTSDLNYEIICVDDGSTDGSGELLRQLVRTGLEDKSAVGSEHSQAKSNPTGNLRAVLLRRNYGQTAAMAAGFNHAQGRTIVTLDGDLQNDPADIPLLVAKLDEGYDLVSGWRKNRQDAALTRLLPSKIANWLIARVTGVKLNDYGCSLKAYRAELVADLNLYGELHRFLPALAFIEGARITQMPVRHHARQFGQSKYGLDRTFRVLMDLFTIFFMKKFLTRPMHVFGLFGLISMIFGAILGLYLTFVKLGLGQSIGNRPLLILAVLLLVTGLQLFSFGLMAELLMRTYHESQGRPIYRVREVISRPPASGSKLND from the coding sequence ATGGACGTATTTCTTGAAAAACCGGCAGCGCAGAACAATTCTGCTGACAGGGTGATCCCAGATGTGTCGGTGGTTGTGCCAATTTTTAACGAAGTGGAAAGCCTGCCTCAACTGATTGAGGCAATTGTAACCACGCTTAGGACAAGCGACTTAAACTACGAAATCATCTGTGTAGATGATGGCTCAACCGATGGATCGGGAGAACTGCTTAGGCAACTTGTCCGAACGGGTTTAGAAGATAAATCTGCTGTTGGATCTGAGCATTCTCAGGCAAAATCTAACCCAACCGGCAACCTACGGGCGGTTTTACTGCGTCGCAACTACGGTCAAACTGCCGCGATGGCAGCGGGATTTAATCACGCGCAAGGCCGTACCATCGTTACATTGGATGGCGACTTGCAAAATGATCCTGCGGATATTCCCCTGCTGGTGGCCAAATTAGACGAAGGCTATGACTTAGTAAGCGGCTGGCGCAAAAACCGGCAAGACGCAGCGTTAACACGGTTGCTACCTTCTAAAATCGCCAACTGGCTGATCGCGCGAGTCACCGGCGTGAAATTGAACGATTACGGCTGCTCTCTCAAAGCTTACCGCGCCGAACTGGTGGCAGACTTAAACCTTTATGGAGAGTTACATCGATTTTTGCCGGCACTTGCCTTTATTGAAGGGGCAAGAATCACCCAGATGCCGGTGCGCCATCACGCCCGCCAGTTTGGTCAGAGTAAATACGGGTTAGACCGGACATTCCGTGTGCTAATGGATTTATTCACAATTTTCTTCATGAAAAAATTCCTCACACGCCCTATGCACGTTTTTGGGCTATTTGGCCTAATTTCCATGATTTTCGGGGCAATATTAGGGCTTTATTTAACCTTCGTAAAACTTGGTTTAGGTCAAAGTATTGGCAACCGGCCTTTGCTCATTTTGGCTGTCTTGCTTCTTGTCACCGGCCTCCAGTTGTTTAGCTTTGGTCTAATGGCAGAACTGTTGATGCGTACCTACCACGAATCTCAAGGTCGCCCCATCTACCGCGTGCGAGAAGTCATTTCAAGACCCCCTGCTTCTGGCTCTAAATTGAACGATTGA